From the Primulina tabacum isolate GXHZ01 chromosome 15, ASM2559414v2, whole genome shotgun sequence genome, one window contains:
- the LOC142526897 gene encoding anaphase-promoting complex subunit 7-like isoform X3, with the protein MNLIRFSCFCSNVSLNFHVVFHFLCFSYLGQQIYKQALQYHKIIPKRNAAASLTIRSSLSAANRSSSPGSLNPSALNENEVKFKIATCHNSLNENKAALAEMEGIPSKSRNLEMNLMMAKLYRNSRHTRAAIGCFKECLRNCPYILDAIIVLAELGVSAKDIISLFPQAPKRSGRPPFDYSDSSRWLLRYVEAQCCVASNDYKGGLELFSELLQRFPNNIHILLEMAKVKAVIGKNDEAILDFEKSLRIDERHVAGYIMKGNLFLSINRPEAAVVAYRGAQELRPDLRSYQGLVRSYLALSKIKEALFVAREAMKPMPQSAKALKLVGDVHASSSSGREKAKKFYESALRLEPGFLGAALALAELHVQEGRNGDAASLLQGFLKDWADDSLHAKLAQVFAATSMLQEALSHYQAALRINPLSDDARKGLERLEKQRKGVDPDAPEEDKDNEADDAEVDPDDADLL; encoded by the exons ATGAATTTAATACGCTTCTCTTGTTTTTGCTCCAATGTTTCTTTAAATTTTCATGTTGTATTTCATTTTCTATGTTTCTCATATCTTGGACAGCAAATATACAAGCAAGCATTGCAATACCACAAAATAATACCTAAACGAAATGCAGCTGCATCCCTGACAATCAGAAGCTCACTGTCAGCAGCAAATAGGTCCTCTTCTCCTGGTTCTCTTAATCCTTCGGCTTTAAATGAAAACGAG GTAAAATTCAAGATTGCTACTTGTCACAATTCACTAAATGAGAATAAAGCTGCTCTTGCTGAg ATGGAGGGAATTCCTAGCAAATCGAGGAATCTAGAGATGAACCTTATGATGGCTAAGCTTTACCGAAATTCTAGGCACACTCGAGCTGCAAttggatgttttaaggagtgtTTGAG GAATTGCCCGTACATACTTGATGCTATTATAGTTTTGGCTGAATTGGGTGTCTCTGCCAAGGATATCATTTCTTTGTTCCCTCAG GCTCCAAAGAGAAGTGGAAGACCTCCCTTTGATTATTCTGATTCGAGCCGCTGGTTGTTG CGGTATGTTGAAGCTCAATGCTGTGTTGCTTCAAATGATTACAAAG GTGGTCTGGAACTATTCTCAGAACTTCTCCAGCGATTTCCTAACAACATTCACATTTTACTTGAAATGGCTAAG GTTAAAGCTGTCATTGGGAAAAATGATGAAGCCATTTTGGACTTCGAAAAG AGCCTTCGCATCGATGAGAGGCATGTCGCTGGCTATATAATGAAG GGAAATCTTTTCTTGTCAATTAATCGACCAGAAGCAGCAGTGGTTGCCTACAGGGGAGCTCAAGAACTGAGGCCTGATCTTCGATCCTATCAAG GGTTAGTGCGTTCTTATTTGGCTCTGTCAAAAATCAAGGAGGCCTTGTTTGTAGCTCGAGAAGCAATGAAGCCAATGCCTCAATCAGCGAAGGCTCTAAAATTAGTTGGGGATGTTCACGCTAGTAGCAGCAGTGGCAGAGAAAAG GCAAAGAAGTTTTATGAATCGGCTCTCAGACTGGAACCTGGTTTCCTTGGAGCTGCATTGGCATTGGCTGAGCTCCATGTACAGGAAGGCCGAAATGGAGATGCTGCCTCCCTCCTCCAGGGATTTTTAAAAGATTGGGCCGATGATTCTTTGCATGCTAAGCTTGCTCAAGTTTTTGCAGCTACAAGCATGCTGCAAGAGGCCCTTTCACATTATCAGGCAGCACTGAG GATAAACCCCCTAAGTGATGACGCAAGAAAGGGACTGGAGCGGTTGGAAAAACAAAGGAAG GGGGTTGATCCGGATGCCCCTGAAGAAGACAAAGACAACGAGGCTGATGATGCTGAGGTAGATCCAGACGACGCTGATCTTTTATAG
- the LOC142526897 gene encoding anaphase-promoting complex subunit 7-like isoform X2 encodes MITIFGYDMHILVLYGDSLFREKEYSRAIQIYKQALQYHKIIPKRNAAASLTIRSSLSAANRSSSPGSLNPSALNENEVKFKIATCHNSLNENKAALAEMEGIPSKSRNLEMNLMMAKLYRNSRHTRAAIGCFKECLRNCPYILDAIIVLAELGVSAKDIISLFPQAPKRSGRPPFDYSDSSRWLLRYVEAQCCVASNDYKGGLELFSELLQRFPNNIHILLEMAKVKAVIGKNDEAILDFEKVRSVDPHLVTYMDEYAMLLKLKSDNFKLNKLVHDLLNIDPKRPEVFVALSVLWEKKDERGALSYVEKSLRIDERHVAGYIMKGNLFLSINRPEAAVVAYRGAQELRPDLRSYQGLVRSYLALSKIKEALFVAREAMKPMPQSAKALKLVGDVHASSSSGREKAKKFYESALRLEPGFLGAALALAELHVQEGRNGDAASLLQGFLKDWADDSLHAKLAQVFAATSMLQEALSHYQAALRINPLSDDARKGLERLEKQRKGVDPDAPEEDKDNEADDAEVDPDDADLL; translated from the exons ATGATTACTATATTTGGATATGACATGCATATTTTG GTGCTATATGGGGATTCACTCTTTCGAGAAAAAGAATACAGCAGAGCTATT CAAATATACAAGCAAGCATTGCAATACCACAAAATAATACCTAAACGAAATGCAGCTGCATCCCTGACAATCAGAAGCTCACTGTCAGCAGCAAATAGGTCCTCTTCTCCTGGTTCTCTTAATCCTTCGGCTTTAAATGAAAACGAG GTAAAATTCAAGATTGCTACTTGTCACAATTCACTAAATGAGAATAAAGCTGCTCTTGCTGAg ATGGAGGGAATTCCTAGCAAATCGAGGAATCTAGAGATGAACCTTATGATGGCTAAGCTTTACCGAAATTCTAGGCACACTCGAGCTGCAAttggatgttttaaggagtgtTTGAG GAATTGCCCGTACATACTTGATGCTATTATAGTTTTGGCTGAATTGGGTGTCTCTGCCAAGGATATCATTTCTTTGTTCCCTCAG GCTCCAAAGAGAAGTGGAAGACCTCCCTTTGATTATTCTGATTCGAGCCGCTGGTTGTTG CGGTATGTTGAAGCTCAATGCTGTGTTGCTTCAAATGATTACAAAG GTGGTCTGGAACTATTCTCAGAACTTCTCCAGCGATTTCCTAACAACATTCACATTTTACTTGAAATGGCTAAG GTTAAAGCTGTCATTGGGAAAAATGATGAAGCCATTTTGGACTTCGAAAAG GTTCGATCAGTTGATCCACATTTGGTTACTTACATGGATGAGTACGCAATGCTTCTAAAGCTCAAGTCTGATAATTTCAAGTTAAATAAATTAGTTCATGATCTGTTGAACATCGATCCTAAGAGGCCTGAAGTTTTTGTGGCCTTGTCTGTTCTTTGGGAAAAGAAAGATGAGAGGGGAGCTTTATCTTATGTGGAGAAG AGCCTTCGCATCGATGAGAGGCATGTCGCTGGCTATATAATGAAG GGAAATCTTTTCTTGTCAATTAATCGACCAGAAGCAGCAGTGGTTGCCTACAGGGGAGCTCAAGAACTGAGGCCTGATCTTCGATCCTATCAAG GGTTAGTGCGTTCTTATTTGGCTCTGTCAAAAATCAAGGAGGCCTTGTTTGTAGCTCGAGAAGCAATGAAGCCAATGCCTCAATCAGCGAAGGCTCTAAAATTAGTTGGGGATGTTCACGCTAGTAGCAGCAGTGGCAGAGAAAAG GCAAAGAAGTTTTATGAATCGGCTCTCAGACTGGAACCTGGTTTCCTTGGAGCTGCATTGGCATTGGCTGAGCTCCATGTACAGGAAGGCCGAAATGGAGATGCTGCCTCCCTCCTCCAGGGATTTTTAAAAGATTGGGCCGATGATTCTTTGCATGCTAAGCTTGCTCAAGTTTTTGCAGCTACAAGCATGCTGCAAGAGGCCCTTTCACATTATCAGGCAGCACTGAG GATAAACCCCCTAAGTGATGACGCAAGAAAGGGACTGGAGCGGTTGGAAAAACAAAGGAAG GGGGTTGATCCGGATGCCCCTGAAGAAGACAAAGACAACGAGGCTGATGATGCTGAGGTAGATCCAGACGACGCTGATCTTTTATAG
- the LOC142526897 gene encoding anaphase-promoting complex subunit 7-like isoform X4 — MDVPKEHLSTLLDHGLYSSAQILGFFAVSSTSISPEMSPHLKAESLVLYGDSLFREKEYSRAIQIYKQALQYHKIIPKRNAAASLTIRSSLSAANRSSSPGSLNPSALNENEVKFKIATCHNSLNENKAALAEMEGIPSKSRNLEMNLMMAKLYRNSRHTRAAIGCFKECLRNCPYILDAIIVLAELGVSAKDIISLFPQAPKRSGRPPFDYSDSSRWLLRYVEAQCCVASNDYKGGLELFSELLQRFPNNIHILLEMAKVKAVIGKNDEAILDFEKVRSVDPHLVTYMDEYAMLLKLKSDNFKLNKLVHDLLNIDPKRPEVFVALSVLWEKKDERGALSYVEKSLRIDERHVAGYIMKGNLFLSINRPEAAVVAYRGAQELRPDLRSYQGLVRSYLALSKIKEALFVAREAMKPMPQSAKALKLVGDVHASSSSGREKAKKFYESALRLEPGFLGAALALAELHVQEGRNGDAASLLQGFLKDWADDSLHAKLAQVFAATSMLQEALSHYQAALRINPLSDDARKGLERLEKQRKGVDPDAPEEDKDNEADDAEVDPDDADLL; from the exons ATGGATGTACCTAAAGAGCATTTATCCACTTTACTGGATCATGGCCTCTACTCTTCTGCTCAAAT ACTAGGGTTTTTTGCTGTTTCGTCGACTTCGATAAGCCCTGAGATGAGTCCTCATCTCAAAGCAGAAAGTTTG GTGCTATATGGGGATTCACTCTTTCGAGAAAAAGAATACAGCAGAGCTATT CAAATATACAAGCAAGCATTGCAATACCACAAAATAATACCTAAACGAAATGCAGCTGCATCCCTGACAATCAGAAGCTCACTGTCAGCAGCAAATAGGTCCTCTTCTCCTGGTTCTCTTAATCCTTCGGCTTTAAATGAAAACGAG GTAAAATTCAAGATTGCTACTTGTCACAATTCACTAAATGAGAATAAAGCTGCTCTTGCTGAg ATGGAGGGAATTCCTAGCAAATCGAGGAATCTAGAGATGAACCTTATGATGGCTAAGCTTTACCGAAATTCTAGGCACACTCGAGCTGCAAttggatgttttaaggagtgtTTGAG GAATTGCCCGTACATACTTGATGCTATTATAGTTTTGGCTGAATTGGGTGTCTCTGCCAAGGATATCATTTCTTTGTTCCCTCAG GCTCCAAAGAGAAGTGGAAGACCTCCCTTTGATTATTCTGATTCGAGCCGCTGGTTGTTG CGGTATGTTGAAGCTCAATGCTGTGTTGCTTCAAATGATTACAAAG GTGGTCTGGAACTATTCTCAGAACTTCTCCAGCGATTTCCTAACAACATTCACATTTTACTTGAAATGGCTAAG GTTAAAGCTGTCATTGGGAAAAATGATGAAGCCATTTTGGACTTCGAAAAG GTTCGATCAGTTGATCCACATTTGGTTACTTACATGGATGAGTACGCAATGCTTCTAAAGCTCAAGTCTGATAATTTCAAGTTAAATAAATTAGTTCATGATCTGTTGAACATCGATCCTAAGAGGCCTGAAGTTTTTGTGGCCTTGTCTGTTCTTTGGGAAAAGAAAGATGAGAGGGGAGCTTTATCTTATGTGGAGAAG AGCCTTCGCATCGATGAGAGGCATGTCGCTGGCTATATAATGAAG GGAAATCTTTTCTTGTCAATTAATCGACCAGAAGCAGCAGTGGTTGCCTACAGGGGAGCTCAAGAACTGAGGCCTGATCTTCGATCCTATCAAG GGTTAGTGCGTTCTTATTTGGCTCTGTCAAAAATCAAGGAGGCCTTGTTTGTAGCTCGAGAAGCAATGAAGCCAATGCCTCAATCAGCGAAGGCTCTAAAATTAGTTGGGGATGTTCACGCTAGTAGCAGCAGTGGCAGAGAAAAG GCAAAGAAGTTTTATGAATCGGCTCTCAGACTGGAACCTGGTTTCCTTGGAGCTGCATTGGCATTGGCTGAGCTCCATGTACAGGAAGGCCGAAATGGAGATGCTGCCTCCCTCCTCCAGGGATTTTTAAAAGATTGGGCCGATGATTCTTTGCATGCTAAGCTTGCTCAAGTTTTTGCAGCTACAAGCATGCTGCAAGAGGCCCTTTCACATTATCAGGCAGCACTGAG GATAAACCCCCTAAGTGATGACGCAAGAAAGGGACTGGAGCGGTTGGAAAAACAAAGGAAG GGGGTTGATCCGGATGCCCCTGAAGAAGACAAAGACAACGAGGCTGATGATGCTGAGGTAGATCCAGACGACGCTGATCTTTTATAG
- the LOC142526897 gene encoding anaphase-promoting complex subunit 7-like isoform X1 → MNLIRFSCFCSNVSLNFHVVFHFLCFSYLGQQIYKQALQYHKIIPKRNAAASLTIRSSLSAANRSSSPGSLNPSALNENEVKFKIATCHNSLNENKAALAEMEGIPSKSRNLEMNLMMAKLYRNSRHTRAAIGCFKECLRNCPYILDAIIVLAELGVSAKDIISLFPQAPKRSGRPPFDYSDSSRWLLYVEAQCCVASNDYKGGLELFSELLQRFPNNIHILLEMAKVKAVIGKNDEAILDFEKVRSVDPHLVTYMDEYAMLLKLKSDNFKLNKLVHDLLNIDPKRPEVFVALSVLWEKKDERGALSYVEKSLRIDERHVAGYIMKGNLFLSINRPEAAVVAYRGAQELRPDLRSYQGLVRSYLALSKIKEALFVAREAMKPMPQSAKALKLVGDVHASSSSGREKAKKFYESALRLEPGFLGAALALAELHVQEGRNGDAASLLQGFLKDWADDSLHAKLAQVFAATSMLQEALSHYQAALRINPLSDDARKGLERLEKQRKGVDPDAPEEDKDNEADDAEVDPDDADLL, encoded by the exons ATGAATTTAATACGCTTCTCTTGTTTTTGCTCCAATGTTTCTTTAAATTTTCATGTTGTATTTCATTTTCTATGTTTCTCATATCTTGGACAGCAAATATACAAGCAAGCATTGCAATACCACAAAATAATACCTAAACGAAATGCAGCTGCATCCCTGACAATCAGAAGCTCACTGTCAGCAGCAAATAGGTCCTCTTCTCCTGGTTCTCTTAATCCTTCGGCTTTAAATGAAAACGAG GTAAAATTCAAGATTGCTACTTGTCACAATTCACTAAATGAGAATAAAGCTGCTCTTGCTGAg ATGGAGGGAATTCCTAGCAAATCGAGGAATCTAGAGATGAACCTTATGATGGCTAAGCTTTACCGAAATTCTAGGCACACTCGAGCTGCAAttggatgttttaaggagtgtTTGAG GAATTGCCCGTACATACTTGATGCTATTATAGTTTTGGCTGAATTGGGTGTCTCTGCCAAGGATATCATTTCTTTGTTCCCTCAG GCTCCAAAGAGAAGTGGAAGACCTCCCTTTGATTATTCTGATTCGAGCCGCTGGTTGTTG TATGTTGAAGCTCAATGCTGTGTTGCTTCAAATGATTACAAAG GTGGTCTGGAACTATTCTCAGAACTTCTCCAGCGATTTCCTAACAACATTCACATTTTACTTGAAATGGCTAAG GTTAAAGCTGTCATTGGGAAAAATGATGAAGCCATTTTGGACTTCGAAAAG GTTCGATCAGTTGATCCACATTTGGTTACTTACATGGATGAGTACGCAATGCTTCTAAAGCTCAAGTCTGATAATTTCAAGTTAAATAAATTAGTTCATGATCTGTTGAACATCGATCCTAAGAGGCCTGAAGTTTTTGTGGCCTTGTCTGTTCTTTGGGAAAAGAAAGATGAGAGGGGAGCTTTATCTTATGTGGAGAAG AGCCTTCGCATCGATGAGAGGCATGTCGCTGGCTATATAATGAAG GGAAATCTTTTCTTGTCAATTAATCGACCAGAAGCAGCAGTGGTTGCCTACAGGGGAGCTCAAGAACTGAGGCCTGATCTTCGATCCTATCAAG GGTTAGTGCGTTCTTATTTGGCTCTGTCAAAAATCAAGGAGGCCTTGTTTGTAGCTCGAGAAGCAATGAAGCCAATGCCTCAATCAGCGAAGGCTCTAAAATTAGTTGGGGATGTTCACGCTAGTAGCAGCAGTGGCAGAGAAAAG GCAAAGAAGTTTTATGAATCGGCTCTCAGACTGGAACCTGGTTTCCTTGGAGCTGCATTGGCATTGGCTGAGCTCCATGTACAGGAAGGCCGAAATGGAGATGCTGCCTCCCTCCTCCAGGGATTTTTAAAAGATTGGGCCGATGATTCTTTGCATGCTAAGCTTGCTCAAGTTTTTGCAGCTACAAGCATGCTGCAAGAGGCCCTTTCACATTATCAGGCAGCACTGAG GATAAACCCCCTAAGTGATGACGCAAGAAAGGGACTGGAGCGGTTGGAAAAACAAAGGAAG GGGGTTGATCCGGATGCCCCTGAAGAAGACAAAGACAACGAGGCTGATGATGCTGAGGTAGATCCAGACGACGCTGATCTTTTATAG